The Neofelis nebulosa isolate mNeoNeb1 chromosome X, mNeoNeb1.pri, whole genome shotgun sequence genome has a segment encoding these proteins:
- the IRS4 gene encoding insulin receptor substrate 4, with protein sequence MASCSFARDQATRRLRAAAAATAAALAPVATTPLPSSDTPTALIGTGSSCPGAMWLSTATGSRSDSESDEEDLPVGDEVCKRGYLRKQKHGHRRYFVLKLETADAPARLEYYENARKFRHSVRAAAAAAAAAASGATVPALIPPRRVITLYQCFSVSQRADARYRHLIALFTQDEYFAMVAENESEQESWYLLLSRLILESKRRRCGTPGAQPDGVPTALAAAAAAEPPFYKDVWQVIVKPRGLGHRKELSGVFRLCLTDEEVVFVRLNTEVASVVVQLLSIRRCGHSEQYFFLEVGRSTVIGPGELWMQVDDCVVAQNMHELFLEKMRALCADEYRARCRSYSISIGAHLLTLLSARRHLDTLPLEPGGWLRRSRFEQFCHLRAIGDGEDEMLLTRRYLTPSEPVLPSRRGRLHLPRARRSKRAISVPASFFRRLTPSPVRVPHPVEAPNHGSCLSSEASRPGNSGEEDSPQGKEDQEGNEGDYMPMNNWGSGNGRGSGGGQGSSGQGSSSQSSGGSQCSGGGQGSGGGQGSSGGQGSSGGQGSGGQGAGGNQRAGDGQGTAGGHGSGSGQGAGGGHGSGSGQGSGDGHGSGGGKNSGGGKGPGGGKTPDGSDERGKSLKKRSYFGKLTQSKQQQMPPPPPPPPPPGATGGKGKSGGRFRLYFCTDRGATKERKEAKEVKEADTPEGAARGPHRARAFDEDEDDPYVPMRPGVAAPLASSSDYMLMAPQNFSASKRHSRSPFEDSRGYMMMFPRVSPPPAPSSPKEPDPDKDDEARDNDSDSDYMFMAPGAGAIPKNPPNPQGGSSSKSWSSYFSLPNPFQGSPLGQSDHSEYVPMLPGKFLGKGLDKESSSNRGPKDTVSKPSVEGSFSKPGDNGPPKNKAKRPNRLSFITKGNKIKPKSQKPTREQREADSSGDYVNIDFTKRDTNMPAPFIQGLPGSWSIIAGPRPSAFSNYVNVEFRVPFPNPAHSLSNLLRAFPGANPLFLEGARWPFVPLPPSATGGNANEEEGDYIEVIFNPAMTPAVPFADSAIRYDAETGRIYVVDPFSECCMDISLSPSRCSEPPPVARLLQEDGLEHRRPQSRSQSFFASARAAVSAFPTDSLERDLSASLAPVAAPALAVGRALAAASALAAAPGIGAAARGLEASAGLDSASVRRFQPVASAAAVEAVRGAPGVARGSNPRAPNPDADLARGENGAAAAAPPPPPPRRRVPIPREREDSDDDDDTYVRMDFARPDNKKFDSPHRE encoded by the exons ATGGCGAGTTGCTCCTTCGCTCGCGACCAGGCGACAAGGAGGCTGAGAGCTGCAGCAGCGGCAACAGCGGCAGCGCTAGCTCCGGTGGCGACCACCCCGCTTCCTTCCTCGGACACCCCGACCGCACTCATTGGGACCGGGTCATCTTGTCCGGGAGCCATGTGGCTCTCCACGGCCACTGGCTCCCGGTCAGACTCCGAGTCCGATGAGGAGGACCTCCCCGTCGGGGACGAAGTCTGCAAACGCGGCTACCTGCGGAAGCAGAAGCATGGGCACAGGCGCTACTTCGTGCTCAAACTCGAGACCGCGGACGCCCCAGCTCGGCTGGAATACTACGAAAATGCCAGGAAGTTCCGGCACAGTGTCCGCGCCGCGGCGgctgcagcggcggcggccgcctCCGGCGCCACGGTCCCCGCGCTCATCCCACCGCGGCGCGTGATCACCCTGTACCAGTGCTTCTCGGTGAGCCAGCGGGCCGACGCAAGGTACCGACACCTCATCGCCCTCTTTACCCAGGACGAGTACTTCGCGATGGTGGCCGAGAACGAGTCGGAGCAAGAGAGCTGGTACTTGCTGCTCAGCCGCCTCATCCTCGAGAGCAAGCGCCGCCGCTGCGGCACGCCCGGCGCGCAGCCGGATGGAGTGCCGACCGCTCTGGCGGCTGCAGCGGCGGCGGAGCCACCCTTCTATAAAGATGTGTGGCAGGTAATAGTCAAACCCAGGGGGCTGGGGCACAGAAAAGAGCTGAGCGGCGTGTTCCGGCTCTGTCTTACCGACGAGGAGGTTGTCTTTGTGAGGTTGAACACCGAAGTGGCCAGCGTGGTCGTCCAGCTCCTGAGCATCCGTCGCTGCGGGCACTCAGAGCAGTATTTCTTCTTGGAAGTCGGTAGGTCCACCGTCATCGGTCCGGGGGAACTCTGGATGCAGGTCGATGACTGCGTGGTGGCCCAAAACATGCACGAGCTGTTTCTGGAGAAGATGAGAGCCCTGTGTGCAGACGAATACAGAGCCCGCTGCCGCAGCTACAGCATCAGCATCGGCGCCCACCTGTTAACCCTGCTGTCCGCTAGGAGGCACCTGGACACGCTCCCGCTGGAGCCCGGTGGCTGGCTGAGAAGGTCCCGCTTTGAGCAGTTTTGCCACCTCAGGGCCATCGGTGACGGGGAAGACGAGATGCTCCTCACCAGGCGCTACCTAACACCCAGCGAGCCCGTGCTCCCCTCCAGGCGAGGAAGACTGCACCTGCCCAGAGCGCGCAGGTCCAAGAGAGCGATTTCAGTTCCAGCCAGCTTTTTTCGCCGCTTAACACCCAGTCCGGTGCGTGTCCCGCATCCTGTAGAAGCCCCCAACCACGGATCTTGCCTGTCCTCTGAAGCATCTCGCCCTGGCAACTCTGGGGAAGAAGACAGTCCTCAGGGCAAAGAGGATCAGGAAGGAAACGAAGGTGACTACATGCCCATGAACAACTGGGGCTCAGGAAATGGCCGGGGTTCCGGAGGTGGCCAGGGCTCAAGTGGCCAAGGCTCCAGTAGCCAGAGTTCAGGAGGAAGTCAGTGCTCGGGCGGAGGGCAGGGCTCCGGAGGTGGCCAGGGTTCAAGTGGTGGCCAGGGCTCAAGCGGTGGCCAAGGCTCAGGGGGCCAGGGGGCAGGAGGAAACCAGCGTGCAGGAGATGGCCAGGGCACTGCGGGTGGGCACGGTTCAGGCAGTGGCCAGGGAGCCGGTGGTGGACACGGCTCAGGCAGTGGGCAGGGATCTGGAGATGGTCATGGCTCAGGTGGTGGCAAGAACTCTGGAGGGGGCAAAGGCCCAGGAGGTGGGAAGACCCCCGATGGCAGTGATGAACGTGGAAAATCTCTGAAGAAAAGATCCTACTTTGGCAAATTAACTCAAAGCAAGCAGCAGCAAAtgccaccacctccacctccaccccctccacctgGAGCAACTGGTGGTAAAGGGAAGTCTGGGGGAAGGTTCCGACTCTACTTTTGTACCGACAGAGGAGCCACAAAAGAACGCAAAGAAGCCAAAGAAGTCAAAGAGGCAGATACCCCAGAAGGTGCAGCTCGGGGGCCCCACAGAGCCAGAGCTTTTGATGAAGATGAAGATGACCCATATGTGCCAATGAGGCCAGGGGTGGCTGCCCCTCTGGCAAGCTCCAGCGATTATATGCTGATGGCTCCTCAAAACTTCTCTGCTTCAAAACGCCACTCTCGATCACCTTTTGAAGATTCAAGAGGGTACATGATGATGTTTCCCAGAGTGAGCCCACCACCTGCCCCAAGTTCTCCAAAAGAGCCTGATCCTGATAAGGACGACGAGGCAAGGGACAATGACAGTGACAGTGACTATATGTTTATGGCTCCCGGAGCCGGCGCAAttccaaaaaaccccccaaacccTCAGGGTGGTTCTTCCTCTAAAAGTTGGAGCTCTTACTTTTCTCTGCCAAATCCCTTTCAGGGCTCCCCATTGGGACAGAGTGACCACAGTGAGTATGTACCAATGTTACCTGGAAAATTCCTGGGGAAGGGCCTAGACAAAGAATCCTCATCTAACAGGGGCCCCAAAGACACAGTTTCAAAGCCTTCAGTTGAGGGGTCGTTCTCAAAGCCTGGAGATAACGGCCCCCCCAAGAACAAGGCTAAGAGACCTAACCGCCTTTCTTTtattacaaaaggaaataaaatcaagccCAAATCACAAAAACCCACACGTGAGCAGAGAGAAGCTGACAGTTCTGGTGACTACGTCAACATTGACTTCACTAAGAGAGATACTAATATGCCAGCCCCCTTTATTCAAGGACTGCCAGGTTCGTGGAGTATCATTGCTGGCCCCAGACCGTCAGCCTTTTCTAATTATGTGAATGTTGAGTTCAGAGTGCCATTTCCGAACCCAGCACACAGCCTCTCGAATCTATTAAGAGCTTTTCCAGGTGCCAACCCCCTCTTTCTGGAAGGTGCTAGGTGGCCATTTGTGCCTCTTCCTCCCAGTGCTACAGGTGGCAATGCTAATGAAGAAGAGGGTGACTACATCGAAGTGATTTTCAATCCAGCAATGACACCAGCCGTGCCTTTTGCTGACAGTGCCATTCGCTATGATGCTGAAACAGGTCGAATCTATGTGGTTGACCCATTTTCTGAGTGCTGTATGGACATTTCTCTTTCCCCCAGCCGCTGCTCTGAACCACCACCTGTGGCTAGGCTGCTGCAGGAAGACGGGCTGGAGCACAGACGCCCGCAGAGCCGTTCGCAAAGTTTCTTTGCCTCCGCTAGAGCCGCTGTCTCGGCTTTCCCCACCGACAGCCTTGAGAGAGACCTCTCCGCCTCCTTAGCCCCCGTAGCTGCGCCAGCCTTAGCCGTGGGCCGGGCTTTGGCCGCCGCCTCCGCCCTCGCCGCGGCCCCGGGCATCGGGGCGGCCGCCAGAGGCTTGGAGGCCTCCGCTGGACTTGACTCCGCCTCAGTCCGCCGGTTCCAACCTGTTGCTAGCGCTGCTGCCGTCGAAGCGGTAAGGGGGGCCCCAGGCGTTGCCCGTGGCTCGAACCCGAGGGCCCCAAACCCAGATGCAGACCTGGCCCGAGGTGAGAACGGGGCTGCAGCGGccgcccccccaccgccaccacccCGCCGCCGGGTGCCAATTCCCCGGGAGCGAGAGGATTCCGACGACGACGACGACACATACGTGAGAATGGACTTTGCCAGACCTGACAACAAGAAGTTCGACTCTCCCCACAGAG AGTGA